A region of the Callithrix jacchus isolate 240 chromosome 5, calJac240_pri, whole genome shotgun sequence genome:
AGAGCCTCATGCATTATTGATCTCCTGGAGGAGCCAGAATAGCCAGGGCCGGTGCCAAGGGCGCCTGTGGGCACTGCTGCAGGACCTGTGCAGACCTGGGCATGTCCTGGGCCCCCTCTTCTCTTGTGCAGTGTCTCCGTTAGCCCAGTGTCCTGCCCTCTCGGGGTGGGTGGCACTTCTCAGAGCTCCAAGGACTGATATGGTAGACGGGATGGTGAGGCTTTAGGGGGCACTGAGGGTCCAAAGAGGGCATCCTAAGGGCATGTTTGGTGGGAGGAGACATGGGAAAGTGGGGGCTAtctcaggcctcagtttctccaaacACTAAAGAATATGGAGACCAATcggtgggaggctggggcatttTCTGCCAGGGGATCATGGGAGAGAAGCCTCTGAGCCATGGCGGCAGGGCGGATGGGTACTGAGGGCGAGGCAGTTGGATTCAGGAGGTCTCATTTGTTCAGTCTCTGAACCCCTCTGTCTCTTCTTGGAGCCTGTTCTGTCACTCCCTTGCTTCACCTCTGAGCACTCCCAGGGAAGCCTCCAAAGAAAGCCCTGAATGTTTCCTGGAGCCCTAGAGTATGTGCCCAAGGCGGGGCTGGGCATATGTCTTGTTTCCCTGCGCACCTGCCCGTCTGCTGTGTGCTAGTTCATCTCTCAGGGCAATATCCATATCCGGTGAAAATGGGTGGGGTTGGGGCAGAGGGGCAGAGTTGGGAGAGGTGTGGCAGGTGAGCAGTGTGCGTTGGGAGCCCTTATCTCAGAGGGTGTGTTGGAGGGGGGTTGGAGGTGGGGAAGGTGATAGCAGGTCTGCATTAAGGGGGACTTTCTCTTGCTTCAAGGACCCCATCAGGACCAGGTGATATCCTTCCCCTTCCACCCTGCTCCCTGCTCTTCATCCTCAGCAGGGAGTAGCCTCTCCCTCTCCATGGACTTCCAAGAGAGGGACGCTCCCTTCCTGCCTGAGAGCGCTCAGTCCTCAAAGCCCAGCAGTGCTCAGCAGGTCAGAGAGTGGGAAAGCGGTGGTGGGTGGGCCAACCTTGAACCAGACCAGGAGGGGCTGAGGCTGATGTCTCACCAGTGCTCTCCTCCCTCTGTCCTGCACTGCAGGCCTCTGAGCTGTGGGAGGTGGTGGAGGAGCCTCAGGGCAGGCTGGGGACAGAGGGTGTCATGCCTGAGAGGCAGGAGGGCCACCTGCTCAAGAAGAGGAAGTGGCCTCTGAAGGGCTGGCACAAGGTAGGGCGGGCAGGCAGAGGGAGGGGCCAGACGTGGCGGCAGGTGGGAATGGGGGCAGCTGCCGGGCAGTGCAATGGTGTTTGCATcatgagaagggaaagaaaagctgATCTGTGTGGTTCTCCCTCATGTCCTTCCTCTCGGCCTCCCTGGTCCTGTCATTCCTGGGCAACATCAAAGAGATACTTTGTGCTCGAGGATGGGATTCTTCACTATGCAACAACCCGGCAAGATGTGAGTCTGGGCGGTGGCAAGATGTGAGTCTGGGCGGTGGCTCGGGGTTGTGGGAGGAGTCTGGCCCTAGCATGCCCCCGGCAGGCACGGGGTATCTGGAATCAACCAGAGCAGGATCCGAATCCCAGGTCCACCACTCACTaaatgtgtgatcttgggcaagttacatcCCTGGGCTGTAGCTTCCTCCTCTCTAGTCGGAGAGTACCATCCCCCAGAGGCAGAGCTCTCGTGCTAAGGGAGGTCATACACACAAGGCTCCCTGGACAGGGCAGAATAAGTGCTCAAGAAATGGGAACTTTTCCACCCTCATCCTGGTCCTATTCTCAGTCTGGGAACAAGGAACTGAAGGCATGGGTGCCCAGGATCTCTCACAGAGGGTGTTGCCTTCCACAACCCTGCAGATCCCTGAGGGTGGGAATTGTTTTTCTTGAtctatgactttatttttttttttgagatggagttttgcttttgttgcccaggctgtagtgcaatggtgcaatctcagctcaccacaacctccaccccacccccccgccaggttcaagtgattctcctgcctcagcctcctgagtagctgggattacaggcatgcaccaccatgcccggctaatttctaatttgtatttcataattttttttttttttttgagacagagtttccctcttgttgcccaggctggagtgtaatggcgtggtctcagctcactgcaatgtccactccctgggttcaagggattctcctgcctcagcctcccgagtagctgggactacaggcatgtgccaccacacccagctaattttgtatttttaatagacacagggtttatccatgttggtcaggctggtctcgaaggtgatctacctgccttggcctcccaaagtgctgagattacaggcgtgagccaccacgcctgacctaattttgtatttttagtaaagatgaggtttcgccatgttggtctgggtggtcttgaactcccgacctcaggtgatccaccaacctcagcttcccaaagtgctgagatgacaggcatgagccatcatgcctggcccgaTCTGTGACTTCTTAGATCTCAAGATGTGACTTGACATAGGGGAGTGTTCTGTACATGGGAAGATGACTGACAAGTCTCTACTGATAGTGTGACTTAGACATGAGAGTGAACCTGCCACCTGGCCCTTGAGCCTAGAATGACTTGAGGGAGATGGTGGCTCTATGGCTCTGGGAGCCTAAAACAGGTTCTCTGTCCCCCAACCAATGCTTCCTCCCCAGATCACCAAGGGGAAGCTTCATGGCTCCATTGATGTCCGGCTGTCGGTCATGTCCATCAACAAAAAGGCCCAGCGCATTGACCTTGACACTGAAGATAACATCTACCACCTCAAGGTGATATCCCTGGGAGGCAGGGCGTGTGTTGGTCCCCAGTCTGGCAAAGGCACCGTTACACACAGGGGCAGGGACTGAGGGTTTGTGGAGCTCAGGGTCTGTCTCTGAGTTTGACAAGAAGTAAGTTTCCATTCTGTAAAAACAGCCAAGGGCAGACCCGCACTTCTTGGTTGTTGCATGGACAGGCACAGAACTAAGGGCTCAGACACGTGGGCACCTTACACTCTGTCTCCCTGCAAGTGAGCTTTGCACAAACTGGGCTCTGTAGGAagagaccctgcttgcctggggaccagAGCCCTGACTTCTTGCTCTTGCAAAGTGGTCCCTCCCTTCAGAtagccctccccacctccatcaCTTCTGCAGATCAAATCCCAGGACCTATTCCAGAGCTGGGTGGCCCAGCTGCGTGCCCACCGCCTGGCCCACCGCCTGGGCATGCCCCGTAGCACACTGCCCAGTACCACTCACCGGAAGGTAAGGTGGACCCTGGGGAGGGAGCAGGTAACATGGCAATGcaggggcaggggctgtggggaaCTGTGAGACCCAGGGAGGTGGGCACCCTCCTTCCTGACCCTGGGCTCACCCCACAGGTTCTTGGTGCCCAGCTTCCAACAGCAGCTAGTGCCTCAGCCCTACCTGGTCTTGGACCAAGAGAGAAGGTGTCTTCCTGGCTCAGGGACAGTGACGGGCTGGACCGTTGCTCTCATGGTGAGGGTCCCTTGGCACAGCACCCCAAAGGGTAGGGCCAGAGCTGGCAGGTCGAGTTAGCATTAGCAGGAGGGGAAAATGCTACCCCCATCCCCATCTCAGGGAGCCTCGGTATAATGAGGCAGCCTCTGATACAAGGAAATCCAGTCTACTTGGGCCCTGTCCTGGGGAGTCCCAGTCTTACAGAGGAGTAAGAGTCTGTCTGGGCACACAGATGACATGGATGCAGGGACAGGAGTTGTAACAAAGCAGATACTGAATGCCCACACAGGGCAGGGGCCTGAGGAGTAGTGCCAGGGAAGGGGTGTGCTCTAGAATCCGGTTCCTGCAGTAGGGAGCTGTGAGGTTGGCCTGGAGGGAGAAATGTAAACCAAGTAGAGAGATAGGGCGAGTGCACCCCAGCTTGTGCAAAGGCAGCAGAGGTGAGGCATGGTCTAGAGACAGAGTAGAAATTGGGCTTCCCAGGAAATTAGGGGACACCACACTAACAGGGATAGGGACCTGAGCTCTTGAGCAAGGAATGGGAGCAGTGTCAGGATCTCCATGAAGTCAGTGTTGGGAGAGACATGTTcctggggctgggctcagtggctagcgcctgtaatcccagcactttgggagactgaggcagggggatcacctgaggtcaggagtttgagaccagcctgaccaacatgatgaaaccctgtctgtactaaaaatacaagcctgggtgtggtggctcatacctgtagtcctagaacttttggagaccaaggcaggcagatcatgaggtcaggagttcaagaccagcctggccaacatagtgaaaccccatctctactaaaaataccaaaaaaaaaaaaaaaaaaaattagctgtgtgttgcagtgtatgcctgtaatcccagctactggggaggctgaggcagtagaatcacatgagcccaggaggcagaggtgtcagtgaattgagattgcgccattgcactacagcccaggcaacagtgcaagactccgtctcaaaaaaaaaaagttaaaaaaaatttaaaaattagctggttgtggtggctcgcgcctgtaatcccagctacttgggaggctgggaacctgaagcaggagaatcgcttaaacccgggaggcggaggttgtggtgagctgagatagcgccattccactccagcctgggcaacaagagtgaaactccatctcaaaaaaagaaagaaagaaagtgatgtCATTGTTCTTTCTCCCCCCAGAGCTTTCTGAGTGTCAGGGGAAACTCCAGGAACTACACAGGCTCCTCCAGAGCCTGGAGTCCCTGCACCGAATCCCTTCAGCCCCTGTTATCCCCACACACCAGGTAAGATCCAGGGGGACATACACGGTCCTGTCCAGGGCCCCTGATCCCATCACTTCCCCAGGATGGGTCCTCTTCCTCCCACATTGCTGCAGTTTCCTGGAGAGCCATGCATCGCCTGGTTTCCTCCCTACCCCTGCCCCACGTCCAAACCACGTCAAGGTTGTCTCTGCTCCTTCCTCCATGCCCATGCCTCTGCCAGGGTGGCCGTCATCTTCCACTGGGATGTCAGTTTTCCCTGTCACCTTGCCTGGGTGGCCATACTCTCTGTGCTGGGTGATCTGCGCCCAGCTCCATGGTTCAGGAGGCCATTTGCCTCTCCCAGGCTGTGATGGCTACTGCTCCTTTTCCACACTCAGTGAGTAAAATTGCCCCCACCTTGACTTGCCAGGCCTCAGTGACAACCGAAAGACCCAAGAAGGGGAAACGGACCAGCCGCATGTGGTGCACCCAGAGCTTTGCCAAGGACGACACCATTGGACGGGTGAGGTGGGGCGTGGACCTCTCATAGCTCGGGCAGGATGCTCTGAGACGGCTGGCCCCATCAGcccttccccttcacctataggTTGGTCGTCTCCACGGCTCTGTTCCCAACCTGTCTCGCTACTTGGAGTCTCGGGACTCCTCGGGCACCCGTGGGCTGCCACCCACAGACTATGCCCACCTTCAGCGCAACTTCTGGGCCCTGGCTCAGAAGGGTAAGTGATGCTGGGAGGGGCTGATGGGGGGGTGGGCAGGAGTGAGCGGAGCGCTGACTATCTGCCCCGCCCCCACAGTGCACAGCTCCCTCAGCAGCGTCCTGGCCGCCCTCACCACTGAACGGGACCGACTAAGGGACATGCACCAGGGCTCAGAGTTGTCAAGGATGGGGGTGAGGCCTGGGGGACAGGGTGGCTGGTGGGGGGATAGGACTTGAAGCTGAGGACTGCCAGCCTCGGGTCTGATTGCAGATCTGGATCAGGGTAGGGGGTTGGCAGAGGGAGTCTCTGCAGAGATGAGGCAGCAAGGTGGGAAGGACCTCATCCTCTTGGCACTGTGTCCCTTACCCTCTCCCTGCAGGTCTCTGAGGTCCCCACTGGCCAGAGGCGCCTCCACTCACTGTCCACTTCCTCTGACACCACAGCAGACTCTTTCAGCTCCCTCAACCCTGAAGAGGTGCGGAGCCAGGGTGGGCTGTGGGGGCCCATTCTCCTGTGCCTTCTCTCCCAGAGGAAGCAAAGGCCCAGGGCAGTGGGCATGGTTGGTTTTTAGTCCCAAAGAGAGCCCACAAATCCTGGCTCTATTGTCTTTCCCGTAAGGTCAGCGGCAGCCCCATCTCAATCATTGTGTAGCATTCAATGTGCAGGGTGCTTTTACTTTTAATTCCAAGTCCTCTGGTGCAGTGATTCTCACCCtcaagatgaggaagctgaggctcaaaggaTCTAATGGATGGGCTCCAGCTCCTGCCATTGTAGACTGGCTGAACTGGGACTTGGGCTCTAAGCGCAGACTCGGGGGCTGAATTCTATGGGTTCGAATCTGGCTCCACTGTCTGCCGGCTTTGTGAGCCTCAGTGTCCCAGTCTGCAAAGTGGGGGTGATAATTGCACCTACCTCACAGGATGGGTGTCAGGGTTGAGTGGGTTAGTGCACACAAAGGGCTTGGAGTGGGGCTCAGGGTCAGTGGCAGGCAGTGTAAGCAGTTATCCTGGAGCCTGCACCCCTCACTCCCAGGCCGGGGCTCGTTCCACTACGCCTTTGTGTCCCGCTCGCCCCCCGCTGCCTCTTCTGTTCAGTGTCTGACTCAGACAGCAAAAGGGTCCATTTATGCCTCCCTCTCAAGGGAACTGTCAGGCAAGGGGTGCCCCGTCTGATCCCCTGGCTCGGCCCCCGGGCCTGACCTCCATCTGGCTGCTCCCACAGCAAGAAGCTCTGTACATGAAGGGGCGCGAGCTCACCCCCCAGCTGTCACAGAGCAGCATCCTGTCCCTTGCTGATTCCCACACGGAGTTCTTTGATGCCTGTGAGGTTCTCCTCTCCGCCAGCTCTTCTGAGAATGaggtgagggaggagggaagCTGGCAGTGGGGGGGGGGACCTTGGAAACAGAAGGGTGGGGTCCACAGAGACTAGAGACCATAGAGTCCTCAGCCCCTTCTCACCTCAGCGGCTGTCTCTGGGAATATGTCCAGATGTGGTGGGTTGTGTGGTCCTTCTCAGAAGTCTCTGCTGAGGACTCTTCTAGAGGAGTTTGATGTGTTCATCCCTACTGGGTTCTCCTGAAGCTACTGCCTCAGTCACAACCCCAGTCATCTTCATGCCCCTGTCTCAGCTTTACTGCTCCCTGATCCCCTCTTCTCAGATCCCCTCTTCTCAGCAGTCCCcactttcccttctctctgtgtcccGCCAAGTCCCCGAGCTTCCTCCCACCAGCTGCAGCGCCAGGCCCTCCCCTTCCCGAGGTGGCTGGGCACGCTCTGTGATGTGATGCCAGGCTTCCCAGGGCAATGTCCTAGGGCTCAGAGCCCTCCCAGTAcattctcttccccttcccaccAAAGGGCTAGCTGGGCAGATTCTTGCCAGGCCCTGGGCACTGCCCGGCTGCCCAGGGGGAGGCCCAGTCTGCCCGGCCTGTCATCTGTCCTGGCCCAGGGCTCAGAGGAGGAGGAGTCGTGCACCAGTGAAATCACCACCAGCCTGTCTGAGGAGGTGCTGGATCTCAGGGGAGCTGAGCACTATCAGAAAGGTACCAACTGGGTtggcaggcagggaggggtgggaggtgggtgaaAAAACAGGGTTTGTCCATAGCCTGGGCCCATGTAAAGGTCATCCTTTGTGGTGACTGACAGTCTAGTAGCTTTGGATGCTGACCCCAGGAGCTGAGGAAGGCCAGGTCATGAACCAGAAAATGTTCCAGGAGCAGCTATGTGGGGTGGGCCAGGCTCAGGCCTTGGGGCTGGCCTCCATAGCAGCAGGTTCGCCCAGGGCCTTGGAGGAGGTGAGAGATCCCACTTTGCTGCTGTTAGCAGTGTGGCTCTGGACCTGTCATTTTACTTCTCAGAGCCTATTTCCTCATCCATAAGATGGGCTGCATAATCTACACTCTGACATCTGTTTCTGTGTTTAGAAAGAGGACAAAAGATAAGGGTGAGGAGTTTGGAGGGGCTCCTGGGCTGCAGGGTTTCTGGCAGTGGGGACCGTCCGCACCTTTGCATGGCTCCCAACCCTGCCGGCCAGTTCAGTTCTGGGACCTCATCAGCAATTAGAGCCCAGTCGCCCTGCTCTCCTGTGAGTCAAGACAAGGACTAGGGGGCGAGGACACCTACGAGTGCCCCAGGGGCTTGGAGGCAGCTCAGCCCTGGACTAGGCTGTGGGCCTGCTGTGTCCGGGGTGCCTGGTGCCCAGATGGAGAGTGATGTGGCAGGCCGGGCCCCAGGGGGATGTGTTCCAGGGAGACCCATGGGGCCACCCCGCCGTCGCTGCCTGCCTGCGGCCAGTGGGCCTGGGGCTGACGTTAGCCTGTGGAACATTCTGCGCAACAACATCGGCAAAGACCTGTCCAAGGTGTCCATGCCTGTGCAGCTCAATGAACCACTCAACACGCTGCAGCGGCTCTGCGAGGAGCTGGAGTACAGCAGCCTCCTGGACCAGGCCAGCCGCATCGCCGACCCCTGCGAGCGCATGGTACCTTCTCTCCGTCCTCCTCCCCGGGGCCCTTGCTCCCAGAAAATCCTTGCCGGGCTATTCCTTGCTGCTGAAGTTCTACCCTGAGATCCTGTACCTTGCTTGCTTGGGGTGGTGGCCCCATCCTCAGTGCCCTGCACCTGCCTTGCCCATCACAGGTGTATATCGCAGCCTTTGCTGTCTCAGCCTACTCCTCCACATACCACCGAGCTGGCTGCAAGCCCTTCAACCCCGTCCTGGGGGAGACCTACGAGTGTGAACGGCCTGACCGAGGCTTCCGCTTCATCAGTGAGCAGGTGTGGCCTCAGGAGCAGAGGGCTGGCCTTGGGTAGCTGGGGCCAGAAGGGACCTGGACTTTCGGACCAGAGCTGGGGCAGAGGGACCAGGGTCTGGGAGAGGAGCGTGGGCAGTCGGCTCTGTGATGCTCCTGGCCCATGTTCTGAGTCCAGCCATGGGATCCCAGGAGTTCCATCTGGGGCTCATGCTCTAGGGGCCAATCTTGGGCTCGATGAACTGGAGGATGAATTGGAGAGAGCTGGGAGTCCACAGGCTGGGAAGAATGGGGTGTTCCTTCCAAATGGTGTAGAGGAATGCATGGAGCAGGCTTGGGAAGGATAGAGATGGGGCTGGAAGACAAGGTGGGCCAGACCCTGAGGAGCCCTGCCAGTGAAGGGAAGGAGGCTTTGGGCTTTTGTATGAGCATTTTAAAGTCCTGTAGGCATTGGCACAATGGAGGATTTGAGGCTGGAATGGGTGCTCAGAGTCGCAGCGTACAAAGCACACTTGGGTGGTGTATGCCTGGCTGGTGTAGGCCGACGGCGTCCATCTTGTCATCTCCATAGAGCTGATTCAGCCCTGTGCTTAGGCTGCGGTGTGTTTAGTTCAAGAGCTGTTTATGCACCGCCCCTGACAGGGCCTGGTGCTCAGCAGGGTACTCTCAGGTGTAGGGGATGGGAAGGTTGTCAGTGAGAGGGAGAAGTCTGGGTGGCGTGGTCTGGAGGATTCAGCGAGTGCATGGCGGCACCAGTTAGCGAGGTGGGGAGTGTGTGTGGGCGCACACTGTCTAAGTGGCTTGACTTCCACCGAGATGTTCAGGAGGCTCCGGAGTCGCTGGCCTGGAGCTCCTCCTAGAGCACCAGATGGTGCTAACAGGTCGAGTGGCCAGCTTAGAGGGAGGAGGACGTCACAGGAGGACTGCCCACGTGAGGAGTGCCTACTGTGTCTGGGGAGGAGGGCAGGCAGGAGTGCTGGGGAGCCCCGAAGGGGCGGGAACATAGGTCCCTGGGACCTGGGGGGTGCCACTGGCTTCCTGCATGAGGAAGGTTTCCAAGACAAGGTGGGGCCAGAGACTGGATTACAGCGGTTGTAGAGTGTAGGttatgaaaaaaatagagaaaaatgcagactatcttcaaaaaaattttaccGTGTGGGACaggggagagagaagatggcAGCTGGTGGGGAATAAAGGTCAAGgtagtttgtgtgtttgtttgtttggatttGAAGTGTTTTTGAAAACATGGTGAAGATTCACACAGTACACTTGTGCGTACAACAAtaaataagactctgtctcatccCCACACTCTGAAGGGACTACTGCTACCAGCTTTTGGGATTCCTCCCAAAAATGTTTTACACATATGTGAACAAAGATGTGTGCATCTAGAAAAGAAAGGTTTGCTATTCTTTAaggtggaagaaacagaaaatctttatattcagagagaaagagaaataaagagggaAAGACCAAGGTGCAGAAGGATGAGGAGGCGGGAGGCTGGGGGTCATCATGGGGAGCAGGCTGAGCAGAAGGAACCCCCTCCCTGACCTACCTCTGTTCTCCTGTGGACTGTGGGAGGCAAATGAGGTTTGAAGGGCCTCGCTTGTGTCTAGGTCCCCAGAGGGGGGTTAATGGGGGTATCTAGGCCCAGATACAGAACACTGTAAAATTAGCAGTTTCTTAGTGTGGATGTGGGTCGTGTCTGTGTTTTGGCAGCAAAGTCAGAGTCAGGGGTGCACAGAGGAGGCTGGAGCTGGCATTTCTGGCAAGTGGGGGAGGTAATTGAGGGCATCAGGTGAGAGAGCTGTGAGGGACATTATGGGGCTGACAGACTGGGAGAGCAGTGCAGTCAGGGACCTGGGCATCTTGGCTGGAGCTGTGGGCAACAGGGAATGGAGAGAGGCGAGGCAGGCAGGCTGTGGGACGTCAGAGTTGAAGGCCCCAGACGTGGAGCCTTTCCAA
Encoded here:
- the OSBPL7 gene encoding oxysterol-binding protein-related protein 7 isoform X6 is translated as MSINKKAQRIDLDTEDNIYHLKIKSQDLFQSWVAQLRAHRLAHRLGMPRSTLPSTTHRKVLGAQLPTAASASALPGLGPREKVSSWLRDSDGLDRCSHELSECQGKLQELHRLLQSLESLHRIPSAPVIPTHQASVTTERPKKGKRTSRMWCTQSFAKDDTIGRVGRLHGSVPNLSRYLESRDSSGTRGLPPTDYAHLQRNFWALAQKVHSSLSSVLAALTTERDRLRDMHQGSELSRMGVSEVPTGQRRLHSLSTSSDTTADSFSSLNPEEQEALYMKGRELTPQLSQSSILSLADSHTEFFDACEVLLSASSSENEGSEEEESCTSEITTSLSEEVLDLRGAEHYQKGGCVPGRPMGPPRRRCLPAASGPGADVSLWNILRNNIGKDLSKVSMPVQLNEPLNTLQRLCEELEYSSLLDQASRIADPCERMVYIAAFAVSAYSSTYHRAGCKPFNPVLGETYECERPDRGFRFISEQVSHHPPISACHAESENFTFWQDMKWKNKFWGKSLEIVPVGTVNVSLPRFGDHFEWNKVTSCIHNVLSGQRWIEHYGEVLIRNTQDSSCHCKITFCKAKYWSSNVHEVQGAVLSRSGRVLHRLFGKWHEGLYRGPTPGSQCIWKPNSMPPDHERNFGFTQFALELNELTAELKRSLPSTDTRLRPDQRYLEEGNIQAAEAQKRRIEQLQRDRRKVMEENNIIHQARFFRRQTDSSGKEWWVTNNTYWRLRAEPGYGNMDGAVLW